One genomic region from Thalassotalea sp. PS06 encodes:
- a CDS encoding class D beta-lactamase: MRKFISLSFTLASTIIISFAISQSAFATSIDTCGQSCTMLVVTDDNQSILEHNPERAEKRLTPFSTFKIPNTLIALDTGVVSSLQQKLTFDQKDYPIQSWWPETWYKEPLVIRDAFQNSAVPIYQEIATKISAPVMKNYLQQFAYGNQDISSGIDTFWLNESITISAKEQIEFLQKLQRQKLGLADDTYKKFKDIMLVEQTPEYQLYAKTGGGQLEKGKALGWYVGYVVKGNKVFYFAFNMDAKTFADVQKVRVETVRTELKELGII; encoded by the coding sequence ATGCGCAAATTTATTTCTCTTAGCTTTACCCTAGCCAGCACAATAATTATCAGCTTTGCTATTTCCCAATCCGCGTTTGCCACATCGATAGATACTTGCGGGCAATCCTGCACTATGTTGGTCGTTACCGACGACAACCAATCGATTCTCGAGCACAATCCTGAGCGGGCAGAGAAGCGATTAACACCATTCTCCACGTTTAAAATTCCGAATACCTTAATTGCCTTAGATACTGGCGTGGTTAGCAGCCTGCAACAAAAGCTTACCTTTGATCAAAAAGACTATCCAATTCAAAGCTGGTGGCCGGAAACCTGGTACAAAGAACCCTTGGTTATCCGTGATGCCTTCCAAAATTCTGCGGTGCCCATTTATCAGGAAATTGCCACCAAAATATCGGCGCCAGTAATGAAAAATTATTTGCAGCAGTTTGCTTATGGTAATCAAGATATATCCTCAGGTATTGATACCTTTTGGTTAAACGAAAGCATTACCATTAGCGCCAAAGAACAAATCGAGTTTTTGCAAAAGTTACAACGCCAGAAGCTTGGACTAGCGGATGATACCTACAAGAAATTCAAGGACATCATGTTGGTAGAACAAACACCTGAATATCAGCTTTATGCCAAAACTGGTGGTGGTCAGCTTGAGAAAGGCAAAGCTTTGGGATGGTATGTGGGTTATGTGGTAAAAGGGAATAAGGTTTTTTACTTTGCTTTTAATATGGATGCGAAAACCTTCGCCGATGTGCAAAAGGTGAGAGTGGAAACGGTTCGCACTGAATTGAAAGAGTTAGGGATTATTTAA